Proteins from a single region of Punica granatum isolate Tunisia-2019 chromosome 8, ASM765513v2, whole genome shotgun sequence:
- the LOC116188941 gene encoding chloroplast envelope quinone oxidoreductase homolog produces MAGKLMHAVQYESYGGGAAGLKHVEVPVPAPKKDEVLLKVEATSLNPVDWKIQKGLLRPLMPRKFPHIPATDVAGEVVEVGSVVKNFKLGDKVVALFSHLGGGGLAEFGVAKESLTVARPPELNAREAASLPVAGLTAHQALTGPAGVKLDGSRDGPPINILITAASGGVGHYAVQLAKLGNTHVTATCGARNLEFVKSLGADEVLDYKTPDGAALRSPSGKKYDAVVHCAMGIPWSTFEPNLSENGKVIDMTPGPSAMWTFALKKLTFSKKQLVPLLMIPKAENLEFLVRLVKEGKLKTVIDSVHPLSRAEDAWSKSIDGHATGKIVIEP; encoded by the exons ATGGCCGGAAAGCTTATGCACGCTGTCCAGTATGAATCCTACGGCGGAGGTGCCGCTGGCTTAAAG CATGTGGAAGTACCAGTTCCCGCACCGAAGAAAGATGAAGTTTTGCTCAAAGTCGAAGCAACTAGTCTTAACCCCGTTGATTGGAAAATACAGAAGGGCTTGCTTAGACCCTTGATGCCCCGTAAATTCCCTCATATACCAG CCACTGATGTAGCTGGGGAGGTCGTAGAGGTTGGATCAGTAGTAAAGAATTTCAAACTAGGGGACAAAGTTGTTGCATTGTTCAGCCATCTT GGAGGAGGTGGGCTTGCTGAATTTGGCGTTGCAAAGGAGTCCCTCACTGTTGCACGGCCCCCGGAGCTGAATGCCCGTGAAGCAGCTAGTCTGCCCGTGGCTGGCCTCACAGCCCACCAGGCTCTGACAGGGCCTGCTGGAGTCAAGCTTGATGGGAGTAGGGATGGCCCCCCAATAAACATCCTCATCACTGCAGCTTCTGGCGGGGTCGGCCACTATGCTGTCCAGCTGGCCAAGCTTGGGAACACCCACGTGACTGCTACTTGTGGGGCCCGCAACCTCGAGTTCGTCAAAAGCCTCGGGGCCGACGAGGTCCTTGACTACAAAACCCCTGATGGTGCTGCCCTGAGGAGCCCATCGGGCAAGAAGTATGATGCGGTGGTCCACTGTGCTATGGGGATCCCGTGGTCGACTTTCGAGCCCAACCTGAGTGAAAACGGAAAGGTTATTGATATGACACCTGGGCCCAGTGCCATGTGGACCTTCGCCCTCAAGAAGCTCACCTTCTCGAAGAAACAGCTGGTTCCTTTGCTGATGATACCAAAAGCCGAGAACTTGGAGTTCTTGGTGAGGCTCGTGAAGGAAGGGAAGCTGAAGACTGTTATCGACTCTGTGCACCCGCTGAGCAGAGCAGAGGATGCCTGGTCTAAGAGCATCGATGGGCATGCCACTGGGAAGATCGTCATCGAGCCCTAA